A DNA window from Syntrophaceae bacterium contains the following coding sequences:
- the flhB gene encoding flagellar biosynthesis protein FlhB produces MPPNKDDQERNERATPRKREEARKKGQVARSREVVSAAVLAACLICFYFQASGAMERIMNLMRSAFRRSIAVTLSTDTVPALFAQTVLEMLILLAPLFLTVVLAGLAANTFQVGFQITAESVTPKLSKINPQEGFKRLFSLQSVMELVKSVMKLAIVGFVAYLAIRSELPHLIPLMDQGVPDIVRFIGRVSFRILGTTCVILAVLAVLDYAYQRWEHERSLRMSRQELKDETKETEGDPLIKSRIRRIQQEMARKRMMAAVPKADVVITNPTHLAVAIRYDPERMAAPTVVAKGKGFLAATIREVAEKNGVPVVENKPVAQVLYKMVEVSGSIPENLYRAVAEILAFVYRLRENAL; encoded by the coding sequence ATGCCGCCAAACAAGGACGACCAGGAGAGAAACGAACGCGCAACCCCACGCAAGCGGGAAGAAGCGCGGAAAAAAGGACAGGTCGCCCGGAGCCGGGAAGTGGTCTCCGCAGCGGTCCTGGCGGCCTGCCTGATCTGTTTTTACTTTCAAGCCTCCGGGGCGATGGAGCGCATCATGAACCTGATGCGCTCTGCATTCCGGCGCAGCATCGCCGTCACGCTCAGTACGGATACGGTGCCGGCGCTTTTCGCGCAGACCGTCCTGGAGATGCTGATCCTGCTGGCGCCTCTCTTCCTGACCGTCGTTCTGGCCGGCCTGGCCGCCAACACATTCCAGGTGGGTTTTCAGATCACCGCGGAAAGCGTGACGCCGAAACTGTCCAAGATCAACCCCCAGGAAGGGTTCAAGCGCCTGTTTTCCCTCCAGTCGGTCATGGAGCTGGTGAAAAGCGTCATGAAGTTGGCCATTGTCGGTTTTGTGGCGTACCTGGCCATACGGTCGGAGCTGCCCCATCTGATCCCGCTGATGGATCAGGGCGTGCCCGACATCGTTCGTTTCATCGGGCGGGTGTCCTTCCGGATCCTCGGCACCACGTGCGTCATCCTGGCGGTCCTGGCGGTTCTCGATTATGCCTACCAGCGGTGGGAGCACGAGCGCAGCCTCCGCATGTCCCGGCAGGAACTGAAGGATGAAACCAAGGAGACAGAAGGGGATCCCCTGATCAAGAGCCGGATCCGGAGAATACAGCAGGAAATGGCCCGCAAGAGGATGATGGCCGCCGTCCCGAAGGCCGACGTGGTCATTACGAACCCGACCCACCTGGCGGTGGCCATCCGGTACGATCCCGAGCGCATGGCCGCCCCGACGGTCGTCGCCAAGGGAAAGGGCTTCCTGGCAGCCACCATCCGGGAGGTCGCCGAGAAAAACGGCGTGCCGGTGGTCGAAAACAAGCCGGTGGCACAAGTATTGTATAAGATGGTTGAGGTAAGCGGGAGCATCCCTGAAAATCTATACCGGGCCGTCGCGGAGATTCTCGCTTTCGTCTACAGGCTCCGCGAGAACGCGCTCTAA
- the flhA gene encoding flagellar biosynthesis protein FlhA: MEARVAAVADSSVSIGGLMKSSSAVLAFGVVGILLVMMVPLPTLLLDILLSMNIAVSLIILLMSLYVLRPLDFSVFPSVLLVVTLLRLSLNVASTRLILLHGSEGTEAAGQVIKAFGTFVVGGNYVVGIIVFSVLVLINFVVITKGATRIAEVAARFTLDSMPGKQMSIDADLNTGLINDHEARRRRRELEGEANFYGSMDGASKFVRGDAIAGIIIVLVNIVGGLIIGVLQQGMPIGDAARTYTLLSVGDGLVTQVPALIVSTAAGMLVTRTAGSAELGQEMRMQLFAQPKAVAAAAIVVLVFALIPGMPKQAFLTIAAAVGAIAWQLSRIRVQEEAKQKEEEPAAPQAETAPLLDPLDALGLEVGYGLIPFVDASQGGELLRRIRMFRKQIAQDMGFVVPSIHIRDNLQLKPYEYAFLVKGVEIARGEILAGHQLAIVQDGMKIRVKGIETKEPAFGLPAVWVPDRERETLQAQGIVVVDPATVITTHLTELIKNNVDSLLGRQEIQVLLDSLATASPRLVEDLVPKVIPVGTLQKVLQRLLGERISIRDLQTILETMADYVPLTKNVDVLTGYVRQALSRVITRQYSDERGGLHVIMISPEIEEGIQQTLQHTEFESFASPDPQMVRKIVTSMKRFVPLFTARGLQPVILCSPTVRIHLRRILERFVPNLVVLAHNEITRDAKLTSLGLLELHHANEAI; the protein is encoded by the coding sequence ATGGAAGCAAGAGTTGCTGCAGTTGCTGATTCGAGCGTCTCGATAGGCGGGCTCATGAAGAGCTCCAGCGCCGTCCTTGCCTTCGGGGTAGTGGGCATTCTGCTTGTCATGATGGTGCCCCTTCCGACCCTGCTCCTGGACATCCTGTTGTCCATGAACATCGCCGTTTCCCTCATCATCCTCCTTATGTCCCTGTATGTCCTGCGCCCCCTGGACTTCTCCGTGTTCCCCTCCGTCCTGCTGGTGGTGACCCTTCTCAGGCTGTCCCTCAACGTCGCCTCCACCAGGCTCATCCTGCTTCACGGGAGCGAGGGGACCGAGGCGGCCGGCCAGGTCATCAAGGCCTTCGGGACCTTTGTCGTGGGGGGGAACTACGTCGTCGGCATCATCGTCTTTTCCGTCCTCGTGCTGATCAACTTCGTGGTCATCACCAAGGGGGCCACGCGGATCGCCGAAGTGGCCGCCCGCTTTACCCTGGATTCCATGCCAGGCAAGCAGATGAGCATCGACGCCGATCTGAACACCGGCCTGATCAATGACCACGAGGCGCGCCGGCGCCGCCGGGAACTGGAGGGCGAGGCGAACTTTTACGGATCCATGGACGGCGCCAGCAAGTTCGTCCGGGGCGATGCCATCGCGGGCATCATCATCGTGCTGGTGAACATTGTCGGCGGCCTGATCATCGGCGTGCTCCAGCAGGGAATGCCCATCGGAGACGCCGCCCGGACCTATACGCTGCTCAGCGTCGGGGATGGGTTGGTGACGCAGGTGCCCGCGCTCATCGTTTCCACCGCGGCGGGCATGCTGGTGACCCGGACGGCTGGTTCCGCGGAGCTGGGCCAGGAAATGAGGATGCAGCTGTTCGCCCAGCCGAAGGCGGTCGCCGCGGCGGCGATCGTGGTTCTCGTTTTCGCCCTCATCCCGGGAATGCCGAAGCAGGCGTTTCTGACCATCGCCGCGGCCGTCGGGGCGATCGCCTGGCAACTCTCCCGCATCCGGGTCCAGGAAGAGGCAAAACAGAAAGAAGAAGAACCGGCGGCTCCGCAGGCGGAGACGGCGCCCCTTCTGGATCCGCTGGATGCACTCGGACTCGAGGTGGGATACGGACTGATTCCCTTTGTCGACGCCTCCCAGGGGGGGGAGCTGTTGCGCAGGATCCGCATGTTCCGCAAGCAGATCGCCCAGGACATGGGATTCGTCGTTCCATCCATCCACATCCGCGACAACCTGCAGCTCAAGCCCTACGAGTATGCGTTCCTGGTCAAGGGGGTCGAAATCGCCCGCGGGGAGATCCTGGCGGGACATCAGCTGGCCATTGTTCAGGACGGCATGAAGATTCGCGTCAAGGGTATCGAGACGAAGGAGCCCGCCTTCGGGCTTCCGGCGGTCTGGGTTCCGGACCGCGAGCGGGAGACCCTGCAGGCCCAGGGAATCGTCGTGGTCGATCCCGCGACGGTGATCACCACGCATCTGACGGAGCTGATCAAGAACAACGTGGACTCGCTCCTGGGGCGCCAGGAAATCCAGGTGCTCCTGGACAGCCTGGCCACGGCGTCCCCGCGGCTGGTGGAGGACCTGGTTCCGAAGGTCATCCCCGTGGGGACTCTCCAGAAAGTGCTGCAGCGGCTTCTGGGCGAACGGATTTCCATCCGCGACCTGCAGACGATTCTGGAAACCATGGCAGATTACGTCCCCCTCACAAAAAACGTGGATGTCCTGACCGGGTATGTGCGGCAGGCCCTGTCCCGGGTCATCACGCGCCAGTACTCGGACGAACGGGGCGGACTCCACGTGATCATGATCTCTCCGGAAATCGAGGAAGGCATCCAGCAGACGCTCCAGCATACGGAGTTTGAATCCTTCGCCTCCCCGGATCCGCAGATGGTCAGGAAGATCGTCACGAGCATGAAGCGATTCGTTCCTCTTTTCACCGCCCGCGGTTTGCAGCCGGTCATCCTGTGCTCGCCGACTGTCCGGATCCATCTGAGGAGGATTCTGGAGCGGTTTGTGCCCAACCTGGTTGTCCTGGCCCATAATGAAATCACCCGGGACGCAAAACTGACCTCTCTTGGTCTGTTGGAGTTGCACCATGCAAATGAAGCGATATGA